Proteins encoded by one window of Nisaea sp.:
- a CDS encoding YbaK/EbsC family protein, translated as MSKSVNRVKAAAEAAGLTIEILRMPDSTRTAAEAAAACGCDVAQIVKSLIFKGGETGALKLLLVSGANQVDLEKAAALVGEPLERADPKEVREITGFAIGGVSPLGHLTPVTTWMDETLLGFGTVWSAAGAPNAVFEITGTALRDATGATIADLG; from the coding sequence ATGAGCAAGAGCGTCAATCGTGTGAAAGCAGCCGCCGAGGCGGCCGGGCTGACCATCGAGATCCTGCGTATGCCGGACTCTACACGGACCGCCGCCGAAGCCGCCGCCGCCTGCGGCTGCGATGTTGCGCAGATCGTGAAGTCACTGATCTTCAAGGGTGGCGAGACGGGCGCGCTGAAGCTGCTGCTGGTCTCCGGCGCCAATCAGGTGGATCTGGAAAAGGCGGCGGCGCTGGTCGGCGAGCCGCTGGAACGGGCCGATCCGAAGGAAGTCCGCGAGATCACCGGGTTCGCCATCGGCGGTGTCTCCCCGCTCGGACATCTGACCCCGGTCACGACCTGGATGGACGAGACTTTGCTCGGCTTCGGAACAGTCTGGTCGGCGGCCGGAGCGCCGAACGCGGTATTCGAGATCACCGGCACCGCGCTGCGTGACGCCACCGGCGCCACAATCGCAGATCTCGGTTAA
- a CDS encoding helix-turn-helix transcriptional regulator has product MGDTDSKARLRRRVYGLAAVLVLQSVCAVFFVGDAIRDLHFSGLSGHDVLEAAVAVALVSGIVFGAIEMRRTIEQAGRAEEAVTIASGALGTMIGEHFKHWQLTGAEANVAMLAIKGFEIAEIAEIRKTAASTVRAQLTRIYAKAGVTSRSQLVSLFIDDLLGGPLPGMEAPEETSSAER; this is encoded by the coding sequence TTGGGCGACACTGATTCAAAAGCCAGATTACGGCGGCGGGTCTATGGGCTCGCCGCCGTTCTTGTTCTGCAGTCCGTTTGCGCGGTGTTCTTTGTCGGCGACGCGATCAGGGATCTGCACTTCTCCGGCTTGTCCGGGCACGATGTGCTGGAGGCGGCTGTTGCTGTCGCACTTGTGTCAGGCATCGTCTTCGGTGCAATTGAAATGCGCCGTACGATCGAGCAGGCGGGCAGGGCGGAAGAAGCGGTGACGATTGCGTCCGGCGCGCTTGGTACGATGATCGGAGAGCATTTCAAGCACTGGCAATTGACTGGTGCCGAAGCAAACGTTGCGATGCTTGCCATCAAGGGGTTCGAGATTGCGGAAATCGCGGAGATCCGAAAGACGGCGGCAAGCACCGTAAGGGCCCAGCTTACCCGTATCTATGCCAAGGCCGGGGTGACCAGCCGCTCCCAACTGGTCAGCCTGTTCATTGACGATCTGCTCGGCGGCCCATTGCCAGGGATGGAGGCGCCGGAAGAAACCTCTTCGGCCGAGCGTTAA
- a CDS encoding cytochrome b/b6 domain-containing protein, with amino-acid sequence MDGRRPVSLRHWDPVVRITHWTVAVCVLLNFTVVSEHSELHEWLGYVALAMVVLRMIWGVVGTRRARFSSFPPSLTAARDHARKMLSPGRHGNAEAGRSHNPLGALMVYGLWGMLFAVAGTGILLENFGEASQIGEVAEEVHEVTANLLVLMAALHVGGVLLESKLSGINLIRQMTWSRRGKSGPV; translated from the coding sequence ATGGACGGGCGTCGGCCGGTGTCTCTTCGACACTGGGACCCGGTCGTCCGCATCACGCACTGGACCGTCGCGGTTTGTGTTTTGCTGAATTTCACTGTCGTTTCGGAACATTCGGAACTGCATGAATGGCTCGGATATGTGGCGCTCGCGATGGTCGTGTTGCGGATGATCTGGGGTGTCGTCGGGACCCGGCGCGCCCGGTTCTCTTCCTTCCCTCCGAGCCTGACGGCTGCGCGGGATCATGCCCGGAAAATGTTGAGCCCCGGCAGGCACGGGAACGCGGAAGCTGGCCGGTCCCACAATCCGCTGGGCGCGCTGATGGTCTATGGGCTGTGGGGCATGTTGTTCGCGGTTGCCGGAACGGGCATCCTGCTGGAAAATTTCGGTGAGGCCAGCCAGATTGGCGAGGTTGCTGAAGAGGTGCATGAGGTTACGGCAAATCTCCTGGTTCTCATGGCGGCTCTGCATGTCGGCGGTGTATTGCTGGAGTCGAAACTTTCCGGGATCAATCTGATCCGGCAAATGACATGGAGCCGGCGCGGCAAGTCCGGGCCTGTGTGA
- a CDS encoding PepSY domain-containing protein translates to MKKLMLGACAAALIAIPLVGYSVAGTDNKSGERLSDAQVRTLLEKQGYEIIRLKHDSDEIEVYVKRNGETWELELDPVTGNIREQERKH, encoded by the coding sequence ATGAAGAAGCTGATGCTCGGTGCCTGCGCTGCGGCGCTCATCGCCATTCCCTTGGTCGGTTACAGCGTTGCCGGAACGGACAACAAGTCCGGTGAGCGGCTGTCGGATGCACAGGTCCGGACCCTGCTCGAAAAGCAGGGATACGAAATCATCCGACTGAAACACGACAGCGATGAGATTGAAGTCTATGTGAAACGCAATGGCGAGACCTGGGAGCTGGAACTCGACCCGGTGACCGGCAACATCCGCGAACAGGAGCGCAAGCACTGA
- a CDS encoding MarR family transcriptional regulator, protein MTDSDSEKHRPPHLDDFLCFALYKAHHAMNRFYKPLLGKLGLTYPQYLVLVALWEQDDQSVGQLGELLHLESNTLTPLLKRLESAGLVRRRRAANDERQVLVSLMPEGRALKQRSEEVAACLFETIGMTREEIGALIEDVNGVTGAVVAGRGR, encoded by the coding sequence ATGACGGACTCGGATTCGGAAAAGCATCGTCCGCCCCATCTGGACGACTTTCTGTGCTTCGCACTCTACAAGGCCCATCACGCCATGAACCGGTTCTACAAGCCGCTTCTGGGGAAGCTCGGACTGACCTATCCGCAATATCTGGTGCTGGTTGCCCTGTGGGAGCAGGATGATCAGAGCGTCGGTCAGCTTGGCGAGCTGCTGCATCTTGAATCGAACACCCTGACGCCCTTGCTGAAACGTTTGGAAAGCGCGGGGCTGGTACGCCGCCGCCGCGCCGCCAATGACGAACGTCAGGTGCTGGTCTCCCTCATGCCGGAGGGGCGGGCGCTGAAGCAGAGGTCTGAAGAGGTCGCAGCCTGTCTGTTTGAGACTATCGGCATGACCCGGGAAGAGATCGGAGCACTCATCGAGGATGTAAACGGTGTCACCGGTGCCGTGGTCGCAGGCCGGGGCAGGTAG
- a CDS encoding organic hydroperoxide resistance protein: protein MSVNVLYTIGATATGGRDGQAKTSDGALDVTLSTPKELGGAGGTGNNPEQLFAAGYAACFLGAMKFVASQGDSSVKITPDTTVSSEVGIGPRSEGGFGLEVSLSVSVPGANKDAVQNLIEKAHQVCPYSNATRNNIDVKLSVG from the coding sequence ATGTCAGTGAATGTCCTCTATACCATCGGCGCCACCGCAACCGGCGGCCGGGACGGTCAGGCAAAAACCAGCGACGGCGCACTCGATGTCACGCTCTCGACCCCGAAGGAACTCGGCGGCGCGGGCGGCACGGGTAACAATCCGGAACAGCTTTTCGCGGCGGGCTATGCCGCCTGCTTCCTCGGCGCCATGAAGTTCGTCGCCTCCCAGGGGGACTCGTCGGTGAAGATCACGCCGGACACCACCGTCTCCTCCGAAGTCGGCATCGGCCCGCGCTCGGAAGGCGGGTTCGGGCTTGAGGTATCGCTCTCGGTTTCTGTCCCCGGCGCCAACAAGGACGCGGTGCAGAACCTGATCGAGAAAGCCCATCAGGTCTGCCCGTACTCGAACGCTACGCGGAACAATATCGACGTGAAACTGTCCGTCGGCTGA
- a CDS encoding PhzF family phenazine biosynthesis protein has protein sequence MNVQRISAFSEGNKGGNPAGVVIADVLPPAEEMQRVAAEVEFSETAFAVPEGESWRVRYFSPESEVPFCGHATIALGAALALKQGDGVFGLTLNNANITVEGANQDGALSAALQSPPTRSDTPSAELTSEVMALFGYSAEDLDSDIPPARIHGGADHFVLALNSRQALADMKYDLGAGQELMRRHGLVTILLVYPEGPQMFHTRNPFASGGVYEDPATGAATAAFAGYLRDIGWPHAGKIEVIQGEDMGMLSRLHAAFSSEPGSSIRVSGQARIMAAE, from the coding sequence GTGAACGTGCAACGGATCTCGGCCTTCTCCGAAGGAAACAAAGGCGGCAATCCCGCTGGTGTCGTCATCGCCGATGTATTACCGCCTGCGGAAGAGATGCAGCGCGTTGCTGCCGAGGTGGAGTTTTCTGAAACAGCTTTCGCCGTGCCGGAAGGCGAGAGCTGGCGGGTGCGGTATTTCTCCCCGGAGTCCGAGGTTCCGTTTTGCGGGCACGCAACGATCGCCCTTGGAGCCGCGCTTGCTTTGAAGCAGGGTGATGGCGTTTTCGGGCTGACACTGAACAATGCGAACATCACCGTCGAGGGCGCCAACCAAGACGGTGCCTTATCGGCGGCACTGCAATCCCCGCCGACCCGCAGTGACACGCCTTCGGCCGAGCTCACATCCGAGGTGATGGCGCTGTTCGGCTATTCCGCGGAGGACCTGGACTCGGATATCCCGCCAGCCCGTATCCATGGTGGAGCGGATCATTTCGTGCTGGCGCTGAATTCCCGTCAGGCACTGGCCGACATGAAATACGATCTGGGGGCGGGTCAGGAACTGATGCGGCGGCACGGTTTGGTGACGATCCTGCTGGTCTACCCGGAAGGCCCGCAGATGTTTCACACGCGGAACCCCTTTGCATCGGGTGGCGTCTATGAAGACCCGGCCACCGGTGCCGCGACAGCAGCTTTCGCTGGATACCTCCGGGATATCGGCTGGCCGCATGCGGGGAAGATTGAGGTCATCCAGGGCGAAGACATGGGCATGCTCTCACGCCTGCATGCCGCGTTTTCATCCGAGCCCGGGAGTTCGATCCGGGTATCCGGGCAGGCCCGGATCATGGCCGCGGAGTAG
- a CDS encoding ABC transporter permease, with the protein MRNFFIALTIARRELRGAVSSFRVFLACLALGVAAMAGVGSVSSAMMAGVERDAREILGGDIEIRYTHREAGPEQVDWFRRSGTVAETVEMRAMARKTDADRRTLVELKAVSDAYPLFGSLDLQKGGAIQTELALRDGTYGAVVDAALATRLELVPGDRLKIGEAVFEVRDVIAKEPDRAVSFASFGPRVMIPAAALPETGLVQRGSLIRFHYLIGLNQGVTGADWIEQTNEKFPDAGWRLRGVDRAAPGFDRFINRVTQFLTLVGLTALLVGGVGIANAVRAFLDRRMATIATLKCLGATTGTVFTAYFIQILAVATVGIGAGLAIGALSPLVAGKLISGMLPFEVPGGLYWKPLLTAGAFGYLTTVAFSLWPLGRAGAVRAAQLFRALIVPPSGRPAGKYIVASAISALILAGLAVVATDDPKLAGGFIAGAVGVLLLFGGGAQLIVRGARMMPAPKRPDLRLAIANLHRPGAPTASVILSLGLGLTVLVAIALIEANLSRQLKEQIPEIAPSYFFIDIQPHQVDGFIETVESVPGITKMERTPLVRGRIVKIAGTPVAERKVDPDVQWTINGDRGLTYAATPPAGTDLVEGDWWAEDYSGPPLLSFDAEIARGYGIGVGDTITLNVLGREITATVHNLRNIEWQSLGMNFVFVFAPGTLEAAPHSIISTVYAETPEAEEAVQRAVTDRFANVSAIRVKDALDNAGRIMDAVGIAIRITASVTLLAGVLVLAGAVISGHQRRIYDAVVLKVLGATRRKVLTAYVMEYGLLGLVTSLVAALIGTVIGYVVITQLMRGDFAFDTPSVVLTAAFSTLITITLGLIGTWSALSQKAGPLLRNE; encoded by the coding sequence ATGCGAAATTTTTTTATTGCCCTGACGATTGCCCGCCGGGAGCTGCGTGGTGCGGTCTCTTCCTTCCGCGTGTTCCTGGCGTGTCTCGCCCTTGGCGTGGCGGCAATGGCCGGTGTCGGGTCCGTTTCCTCTGCCATGATGGCGGGGGTAGAGCGGGATGCTCGTGAGATCCTCGGCGGCGATATCGAGATCCGCTACACCCATCGCGAGGCGGGTCCGGAGCAGGTGGATTGGTTCCGCCGGTCCGGCACAGTCGCCGAAACGGTCGAGATGCGCGCCATGGCGCGGAAAACGGACGCGGACCGGCGCACCCTGGTGGAACTGAAAGCGGTGAGCGACGCCTATCCGCTGTTCGGCTCCCTCGATCTGCAGAAGGGTGGCGCAATCCAGACGGAACTGGCGCTGCGCGATGGAACTTACGGCGCGGTCGTGGATGCCGCCCTTGCAACCCGGCTTGAGCTTGTCCCGGGCGATCGCCTGAAGATCGGCGAGGCCGTCTTCGAGGTCCGCGACGTAATCGCCAAGGAGCCGGATCGAGCCGTCAGCTTTGCCTCTTTCGGGCCACGCGTGATGATCCCGGCGGCGGCCCTGCCGGAGACCGGCCTGGTCCAGCGCGGCAGCCTGATCCGCTTCCACTATCTGATTGGCTTGAATCAGGGTGTCACGGGCGCTGACTGGATTGAGCAGACGAACGAGAAGTTCCCGGATGCGGGCTGGCGCCTGCGCGGCGTGGACCGCGCTGCCCCGGGTTTTGATCGGTTCATCAACCGGGTGACGCAATTCCTGACTCTGGTCGGGCTGACGGCGCTGCTGGTCGGCGGTGTGGGCATAGCCAATGCGGTGCGGGCATTCCTCGACCGGCGGATGGCGACCATCGCTACCCTGAAATGCCTTGGTGCCACGACCGGAACCGTTTTCACTGCCTACTTCATCCAGATACTGGCTGTCGCCACTGTGGGCATCGGCGCTGGGCTTGCCATCGGCGCGCTGTCACCGCTGGTGGCGGGCAAGCTCATTTCCGGCATGCTGCCTTTCGAGGTGCCGGGCGGACTTTACTGGAAGCCGCTGCTGACTGCCGGTGCTTTCGGCTACCTGACCACCGTCGCCTTCTCGCTCTGGCCGCTCGGCCGGGCGGGGGCTGTGCGTGCGGCGCAACTTTTCCGCGCCCTGATCGTCCCGCCGTCCGGACGGCCTGCCGGTAAATACATTGTCGCCAGTGCGATCAGTGCCCTGATCCTGGCCGGTCTGGCCGTGGTCGCGACGGACGATCCGAAACTCGCGGGCGGGTTTATCGCCGGGGCGGTGGGTGTCCTGCTGCTGTTCGGCGGCGGGGCGCAGCTTATCGTCCGGGGCGCCCGCATGATGCCGGCGCCAAAACGTCCGGACCTGCGGCTCGCCATTGCCAATCTGCACCGGCCCGGTGCGCCGACTGCCAGCGTGATCCTATCTCTCGGGCTTGGCCTCACGGTGCTGGTTGCGATTGCCCTGATCGAGGCCAACCTGTCGCGCCAGCTGAAGGAGCAGATTCCGGAAATCGCGCCGTCCTATTTCTTCATCGACATCCAGCCGCATCAGGTTGACGGTTTTATCGAGACGGTGGAGAGCGTGCCCGGCATCACCAAGATGGAGCGCACGCCGCTGGTGCGCGGCCGGATCGTCAAGATCGCCGGAACCCCGGTGGCGGAACGCAAGGTCGATCCGGACGTGCAATGGACGATCAATGGCGATCGCGGCCTGACTTATGCCGCCACGCCGCCAGCTGGCACCGATCTGGTTGAAGGTGACTGGTGGGCGGAGGATTACAGTGGACCGCCGTTGCTTTCTTTCGATGCGGAAATCGCGCGCGGCTACGGCATTGGCGTCGGCGATACCATCACCCTGAACGTACTCGGCCGTGAGATCACCGCGACGGTGCATAACCTGCGCAATATCGAGTGGCAGTCGCTGGGCATGAATTTCGTCTTCGTCTTTGCCCCAGGCACGTTGGAGGCGGCGCCGCACAGCATTATTTCCACGGTCTATGCGGAAACGCCGGAGGCCGAAGAAGCGGTGCAGCGAGCGGTCACGGACCGGTTCGCCAATGTCTCCGCCATCCGGGTCAAGGATGCGCTCGACAATGCGGGGCGGATCATGGACGCGGTCGGTATTGCCATTCGGATTACAGCGTCGGTTACGTTGCTGGCTGGCGTGCTGGTGCTGGCGGGGGCGGTGATCTCCGGCCATCAGAGGCGGATCTACGATGCGGTCGTGCTGAAGGTGCTGGGGGCGACCCGACGCAAGGTGCTGACCGCCTATGTCATGGAATACGGCCTGCTCGGCCTCGTCACCTCTCTGGTGGCGGCCCTGATCGGCACGGTCATCGGCTATGTGGTTATCACCCAGCTGATGCGGGGCGATTTCGCCTTCGACACGCCGTCGGTGGTGCTGACGGCTGCCTTCTCGACGCTGATCACCATCACGCTCGGCCTGATTGGCACCTGGAGCGCCCTGTCCCAGAAAGCCGGACCGCTGCTGCGCAACGAATGA
- a CDS encoding ABC transporter ATP-binding protein gives MALIRLSDLHLNLRSGAGEVNILRGIDLDVTAGETVSIVGPSGAGKSTLMMVMGGLEQASSGSVSVADHNLSAMSEDALAVFRRDTVGIVFQAFRLVPTMTALENVAIPLELAGSRDAFAVAEESLAKVGLAHRVTHYPDQLSGGEQQRVAIARAFVTRPKLLLADEPTGNLDGATGDTIMELLFELSETHGTTLVLITHDMALAEHCSRVISMADGKIVGDTRRAAPGEVAQPDDGAAAERQRA, from the coding sequence ATGGCATTGATCCGGTTGTCCGACTTGCACCTTAACCTGAGGAGCGGGGCGGGCGAGGTCAATATCCTCCGCGGTATTGATCTCGACGTCACAGCCGGTGAGACGGTTAGCATCGTCGGGCCGTCCGGCGCCGGCAAGTCGACCCTGATGATGGTGATGGGCGGGCTGGAGCAAGCCAGCTCGGGCAGCGTCTCCGTCGCCGATCACAATCTCTCCGCCATGAGCGAGGATGCGCTTGCCGTGTTTCGCCGGGACACGGTGGGGATCGTCTTCCAGGCCTTCCGCCTGGTGCCGACCATGACCGCGCTGGAGAATGTGGCGATACCGCTCGAACTCGCGGGCTCCCGCGACGCATTTGCCGTCGCAGAAGAGAGCCTCGCCAAGGTAGGACTGGCGCATCGGGTGACGCACTACCCGGACCAACTTTCCGGCGGCGAGCAACAGCGCGTGGCTATCGCCCGTGCCTTTGTCACCCGGCCGAAACTGTTGCTGGCGGACGAACCGACGGGAAATCTCGACGGTGCTACCGGCGACACCATCATGGAACTGCTTTTCGAGTTGAGCGAGACGCACGGCACTACCCTGGTGCTGATCACCCACGACATGGCCTTGGCCGAGCATTGCAGCCGGGTGATCTCCATGGCCGATGGCAAGATCGTGGGGGATACCAGACGCGCGGCACCCGGTGAGGTCGCCCAACCGGATGACGGTGCGGCAGCCGAGCGGCAGCGCGCCTGA
- a CDS encoding arylesterase has protein sequence MFLLVFLAFSSATKAEVRLLGLGDSLMAGYGLPPGDGFPDQLQDALQAAGIDAEVVNAGVSGDTSAGGRARLDWALASNPHAVILELGANDGLRGLEPTETKRNLDAILTVLGEKGLPVLLAGMLAPPNLGQEYGTEFEAVFRYLAEKHGVLFYPFFLDGVVGDPALNQQDGIHPTKEGVAIIVERILPKVLELTGQTGQ, from the coding sequence GTGTTCTTGTTGGTTTTTCTCGCGTTCAGCTCCGCCACAAAGGCCGAAGTCCGTCTCCTCGGCCTCGGTGACAGCCTGATGGCGGGGTACGGCCTGCCCCCGGGCGACGGCTTCCCCGATCAGCTGCAGGACGCACTACAGGCAGCGGGTATCGACGCCGAAGTGGTGAATGCCGGTGTCTCCGGCGATACCAGCGCGGGCGGGCGGGCCCGACTGGACTGGGCTCTTGCCTCCAATCCGCACGCAGTGATCCTGGAACTCGGTGCCAATGACGGACTGCGCGGACTGGAGCCGACGGAGACCAAGCGCAATCTCGATGCCATCCTGACCGTCCTCGGCGAGAAAGGCCTCCCAGTCCTGCTCGCGGGCATGCTGGCGCCGCCCAATCTCGGTCAGGAATACGGCACAGAGTTCGAGGCCGTGTTCCGCTATCTGGCCGAGAAGCATGGGGTGCTTTTCTATCCGTTCTTCCTCGACGGGGTCGTGGGAGACCCAGCGCTTAATCAACAAGACGGCATTCACCCGACCAAAGAGGGCGTAGCGATTATCGTCGAGCGCATCCTGCCGAAAGTGCTGGAACTCACCGGTCAAACTGGCCAGTAG
- a CDS encoding thaumatin family protein gives MLTTLPALAQDVSTHPRLKIINGCSEVISINHIVGHNGGKLTAPNPAVLQPSGQAGDSVTFNIPDKGLAGTRFWPSMKVQCADGSSGCSIGESGGPGLVCPAGIGCAPPVDSKFEGTFGCFAAEAAKGNCQINPSGNGAPLPDTDGWDTSMVDGYTLPYKVEIKGSCPNGPKKNKIDCSKLNLSQCPTSEDLSTNGAYPTLANEDLTLNFPTPSGGTTDTQTGCYSPCSKLSIGDWQNIPHPPFSNGPTTYEPSAPQADYYCCGGSVGVEACRNGPVVKTDYVKLIHKICPQTYAYAYDDGTGNFSCPATAETIYEVTFFCPLQDS, from the coding sequence TTGCTCACGACCTTGCCCGCACTTGCCCAGGACGTCTCTACCCACCCCCGCCTCAAGATCATCAACGGATGCAGCGAAGTAATTTCAATCAACCACATCGTCGGTCACAACGGCGGAAAACTGACCGCACCGAACCCCGCTGTCCTGCAACCCAGCGGCCAGGCCGGGGATTCCGTGACATTCAATATTCCGGACAAAGGGCTTGCCGGCACACGGTTCTGGCCGAGCATGAAGGTGCAATGCGCCGATGGTAGCTCAGGCTGCTCGATCGGGGAAAGCGGCGGTCCGGGTCTCGTATGCCCTGCCGGGATCGGCTGCGCGCCGCCGGTCGACTCGAAATTCGAAGGGACCTTCGGCTGCTTCGCGGCGGAAGCGGCAAAAGGCAATTGTCAGATCAACCCGTCCGGTAATGGCGCTCCTCTTCCGGATACCGACGGCTGGGACACCAGCATGGTCGATGGATATACGCTGCCCTACAAGGTCGAGATAAAGGGAAGCTGCCCGAACGGTCCGAAGAAGAACAAGATCGATTGCAGCAAACTCAATCTCTCGCAATGCCCGACCAGTGAGGATCTCAGCACCAACGGCGCCTATCCGACGCTCGCCAACGAGGATCTGACCCTCAACTTCCCGACACCGAGTGGCGGCACAACCGATACTCAGACAGGCTGCTATTCACCCTGCTCCAAACTCTCCATCGGTGACTGGCAAAACATCCCGCACCCGCCATTCTCAAACGGCCCGACCACCTATGAGCCCTCCGCCCCCCAGGCCGACTATTATTGCTGCGGCGGGTCGGTCGGCGTTGAAGCCTGCCGGAATGGTCCTGTGGTCAAGACCGACTACGTGAAATTGATCCACAAAATCTGCCCGCAGACCTACGCCTATGCCTATGACGATGGAACCGGCAATTTCTCCTGCCCGG